In a single window of the Balearica regulorum gibbericeps isolate bBalReg1 chromosome 7, bBalReg1.pri, whole genome shotgun sequence genome:
- the ZMIZ1 gene encoding zinc finger MIZ domain-containing protein 1 isoform X5 translates to MQPPMNSMSSMKPTLSHSDGSFPYDSVPWQQNTNQPPGSLSVVTTVWGVTNTSQSQVLGNPMANANNPMNPAGNPMASGMTTSNPGINSPQFAGQQQQFSAKAGSTQPYIQQGMYGRPNYPGSGGFGGSYPGGPNTPAGMGIPPHTRPPADFTQPAAAAAAAAVAAAAATATATATATVAALQETQNKDMNQYGPVCSSFQMGPTQAYNNQFMNQPGPRGPASMPGNMNPASMGAGMTPSSMSGPPMGMNQPRPPGMSPFSTHGQRMPQQAYPGPRPQSLPIQGIKRPYPGEPNYGNQQYGPNSQFPNQPGQYPTPNPPRPLTSPNYPGQRMPSQQNTGQYPPPTVNMGQYYKPSRPVPVANYPHSPVPGNPTPPMTPGSNIPPYLSPNQDVKPPFPPDIKPNINALPPPPTNHNDELRLTFPVRDGVVLEPFRLEHNLAVSNHVFHLRPTVHQTLMWRSDLELQFKCYHHEDRQMNTNWPASVQVSVNATPLTIERGDNKTSHKPLHLKHVCQPGRNTIQITVTACCCSHLFVLQLVHRPSVRSVLQGLLKKRLLPAEHCITKIKRNFSSVAASSGNATLNGEDGVEQTAIKVSLKCPITFRRIQLPARGHDCKHVQCFDLESYLQLNCERGTWRCPVCNKTALLEGLEVDQYMWGILNAIQNSEFEEVTIDPTCSWRPVPIKSDIHIKDDPDGIPSKRFKTMSPSQMIMPNVMEMIAALGPGPSPYPSLPPPPGGNNSTEYGNQGNSYQGHGNFDFPHGNPGGTSMNDFMHGPQLSHPPDMPSSMAALDKPLSHPMQETIPHPGSTDQSHTSMQQGLHVPHPSSQSGQPLHHSGPPTQQSRQPPPAASSNHPHSDLTFNPSSALEGQAGGQGAPDMPEPSLDLLPELTNPDELLSYLDPPDLPSNSNDDLLSLFENN, encoded by the exons TGATGGGTCTTTCCCCTACGATTCTGTTCCCTGGCAGCAAAATACCAACCAGCCACCAGGCTCTTTATCAGTGGTCACCACAGTATGGGGTGTGACTAACACCTCTCAAAGCCAG GTGCTGGGAAATCCAATGGCAAATGCTAACAACCCTATGAACCCAGCAGGAAATCCCATGGCTTCTGGGATGACCACCAGCAACCCTGGAATCAATTCCCCTCAGTTTGCTGGACAGCAGCAACAATTTTCAGCCAAGGCAGGCTCCACTCAGCCGTACATACAGCAGGGCATGTATGGACGACCAAACTATCCTGGAAGTGGAGGCTTTGGTGGCAG TTACCCTGGAGGCCCAAATACCCCTGCAGGAATGGGGATCCCCCCACACACGAGGCCCCCAGCTGATTTCACccagccagctgcagctgccgctgctgctgcagttgcagctgcagctgctacAGCAACAGCTACAGCTACAGCCACTGTGGCAGCCCTTCAGGAAACGCAGAATAAGGACATGAACCAGTATGGACCG GTTTGTTCCTCTTTCCAGATGGGTCCAACTCAGGCTTACAACAACCAGTTTATGAACCAGCCTGGTCCTCGTGGCCCTGCATCTATGCCAGGCAACATGAACCCAGCAAGCATGGGAGCAGGAATGACGCCTTCCAGCATGAGTGGGCCACCCATGGGCATGAACCAGCCTCGGCCTCCTGGAATGAGTCCCTTCAGCACCCATGGGCAGAGGATGCCTCAGCAAGCCTACCCAGGCCCGCGCCCTCAGTCTTTGCCTATACAGGGCATAAAGAGACCGTACCCAGGAgag CCGAATTATGGAAACCAGCAGTATGGACCAAATAGCCAGTTTCCAAACCAGCCTGGTCAGTACCCCACTCCCAACCCTCCAAGACCCCTTACGTCTCCCAACTATCCTGGACAGAGGATGCCAAGCCAGCAAAACACAGGGCAATACCCTCCGCCAACGGTCAACATGGGGCAGTATTACAAG cCATCAAGGCCTGTACCTGTGGCAAATTACCCTCATTCACCTGTTCCAGGAAACCCCACGCCACCTATGACTCCAGGGAGCAATATTCCTCCATACCTGTCACCTAACCAGGATGTCAAACCACCATTCCCACCTGACATTAAACCAAATATCAATGCTTTACCACCACCTCCAA CCAACCACAATGATGAGCTGCGTCTGACGTTTCCCGTGAGAGATGGTGTTGTACTGGAACCCTTCCGTCTGGAACACAACCTGGCAGTCAGTAACCATGTCTTTCACTTACGGCCAACTGTTCATCAGACGCTGATGTGGAG GTCTGACTTGGAATTACAGTTCAAGTGCTATCACCATGAAGACAGACAAATGAACACAAACTGGCCAGCTTCAGTCCAGGTCAGCGTTAATGCAACCCCACTTACCATCGAACGTGGCGACAACAAGACATCTCATAAACCTCTGCACCTAAAGCACGTCTGCCAGCCGGGAAGAAACACGATTCAAATTACAGTCACAGCATGTTGTTGT TCACACTTGTTCGTGTTGCAGTTAGTACACCGGCCATCAGTTCGCTCTGTACTTCAAGGTCTACTAAAGAAACGCCTCCTCCCAGCAGAACATTGTATCACTAAGA TAAAGAGGAACTTCAGTAGCGTAGCAGCATCCTCTGGCAATGCGACACTAAATGGGGAAGATGGAGTAGAGCAAACTGCTATTAAAGTGTCTCTGAAGTGTCCGATCACATTCCGGCGGATTCAGCTCCCAGCAAGGGGTCACGATTGCAAGCATGTACAA TGCTTTGATCTGGAATCTTACTTGCAACTGAACTGTGAAAGAGGAACTTGGAGGTGTCCAGTATGCAA taAAACTGCTCTGTTGGAGGGCTTGGAGGTTGACCAGTATATGTGGGGTATTCTGAACGCTATACAAAA CTCAGAGTTTGAAGAAGTTACCATCGATCCGACTTGCAGTTGGAGGCCGGTCCCTATAAAGTCAGATATTCACATCAAAGATGACCCAGATGGCATTCCCTCAAAAAGATTTAAGACCATGAGTCCAAGCCAGATGATCATGCCAAACGTGATGGAGATGATTGCAGCTTTGGGTCCTGGCCCGTCACCTTACCCATCCTTACCCCCTCCTCCAGGAGGCAACAACTCCACTGAATATGGTAACCAAG GCAACAGTTACCAAGGTCATGGCAATTTTGACTTCCCGCATGGGAATCCTGGTGGCACGTCTATGAATGACTTCATGCATGGGCCACAGCTGTCACATCCTCCAGACATGCCGAGCAGCATGGCAGCGCTCGACAAACCTCTCAGTCACCCCATGCAGGAAACT ATCCCTCATCCCGGCAGCACTGATCAGTCCCATACTTCCATGCAGCAAGGTTTGCACGTCCCTCACCCCAGCAGCCAGTCAGGGCAGCCATTACATCACAGCGGGCCTCCTACCCAGCAGTCCCGGCAGCCGCCCCCGGCCGCTTCTAGCAACCATCCACACAGTGACCTGACCTTTAATCCCTCCTCAGCCTTAGAGGGTCAGGCTGGTGGACAGGGAGCACCCGACATGCCGGAGCCCTCGCTGGAT CTGCTTCCAGAACTCACAAATCCAGATGAGCTGCTTTCGTACCTGGATCCTCCTGATTTGCCAAGCAATAGCAATGATGACCTTCTGTCTCTCTTTGAGAACAACTGA
- the ZMIZ1 gene encoding zinc finger MIZ domain-containing protein 1 isoform X7 — MANANNPMNPAGNPMASGMTTSNPGINSPQFAGQQQQFSAKAGSTQPYIQQGMYGRPNYPGSGGFGGSYPGGPNTPAGMGIPPHTRPPADFTQPAAAAAAAAVAAAAATATATATATVAALQETQNKDMNQYGPVCSSFQMGPTQAYNNQFMNQPGPRGPASMPGNMNPASMGAGMTPSSMSGPPMGMNQPRPPGMSPFSTHGQRMPQQAYPGPRPQSLPIQGIKRPYPGEPNYGNQQYGPNSQFPNQPGQYPTPNPPRPLTSPNYPGQRMPSQQNTGQYPPPTVNMGQYYKPSRPVPVANYPHSPVPGNPTPPMTPGSNIPPYLSPNQDVKPPFPPDIKPNINALPPPPNAKGKVHAFSPSSIPANHNDELRLTFPVRDGVVLEPFRLEHNLAVSNHVFHLRPTVHQTLMWRSDLELQFKCYHHEDRQMNTNWPASVQVSVNATPLTIERGDNKTSHKPLHLKHVCQPGRNTIQITVTACCCSHLFVLQLVHRPSVRSVLQGLLKKRLLPAEHCITKIKRNFSSVAASSGNATLNGEDGVEQTAIKVSLKCPITFRRIQLPARGHDCKHVQCFDLESYLQLNCERGTWRCPVCNKTALLEGLEVDQYMWGILNAIQNSEFEEVTIDPTCSWRPVPIKSDIHIKDDPDGIPSKRFKTMSPSQMIMPNVMEMIAALGPGPSPYPSLPPPPGGNNSTEYGNQGNSYQGHGNFDFPHGNPGGTSMNDFMHGPQLSHPPDMPSSMAALDKPLSHPMQETIPHPGSTDQSHTSMQQGLHVPHPSSQSGQPLHHSGPPTQQSRQPPPAASSNHPHSDLTFNPSSALEGQAGGQGAPDMPEPSLDLLPELTNPDELLSYLDPPDLPSNSNDDLLSLFENN, encoded by the exons ATGGCAAATGCTAACAACCCTATGAACCCAGCAGGAAATCCCATGGCTTCTGGGATGACCACCAGCAACCCTGGAATCAATTCCCCTCAGTTTGCTGGACAGCAGCAACAATTTTCAGCCAAGGCAGGCTCCACTCAGCCGTACATACAGCAGGGCATGTATGGACGACCAAACTATCCTGGAAGTGGAGGCTTTGGTGGCAG TTACCCTGGAGGCCCAAATACCCCTGCAGGAATGGGGATCCCCCCACACACGAGGCCCCCAGCTGATTTCACccagccagctgcagctgccgctgctgctgcagttgcagctgcagctgctacAGCAACAGCTACAGCTACAGCCACTGTGGCAGCCCTTCAGGAAACGCAGAATAAGGACATGAACCAGTATGGACCG GTTTGTTCCTCTTTCCAGATGGGTCCAACTCAGGCTTACAACAACCAGTTTATGAACCAGCCTGGTCCTCGTGGCCCTGCATCTATGCCAGGCAACATGAACCCAGCAAGCATGGGAGCAGGAATGACGCCTTCCAGCATGAGTGGGCCACCCATGGGCATGAACCAGCCTCGGCCTCCTGGAATGAGTCCCTTCAGCACCCATGGGCAGAGGATGCCTCAGCAAGCCTACCCAGGCCCGCGCCCTCAGTCTTTGCCTATACAGGGCATAAAGAGACCGTACCCAGGAgag CCGAATTATGGAAACCAGCAGTATGGACCAAATAGCCAGTTTCCAAACCAGCCTGGTCAGTACCCCACTCCCAACCCTCCAAGACCCCTTACGTCTCCCAACTATCCTGGACAGAGGATGCCAAGCCAGCAAAACACAGGGCAATACCCTCCGCCAACGGTCAACATGGGGCAGTATTACAAG cCATCAAGGCCTGTACCTGTGGCAAATTACCCTCATTCACCTGTTCCAGGAAACCCCACGCCACCTATGACTCCAGGGAGCAATATTCCTCCATACCTGTCACCTAACCAGGATGTCAAACCACCATTCCCACCTGACATTAAACCAAATATCAATGCTTTACCACCACCTCCAA ATGCTAAAGGGAAAGTTCAcgctttctctccctcttcgATCCCAGCCAACCACAATGATGAGCTGCGTCTGACGTTTCCCGTGAGAGATGGTGTTGTACTGGAACCCTTCCGTCTGGAACACAACCTGGCAGTCAGTAACCATGTCTTTCACTTACGGCCAACTGTTCATCAGACGCTGATGTGGAG GTCTGACTTGGAATTACAGTTCAAGTGCTATCACCATGAAGACAGACAAATGAACACAAACTGGCCAGCTTCAGTCCAGGTCAGCGTTAATGCAACCCCACTTACCATCGAACGTGGCGACAACAAGACATCTCATAAACCTCTGCACCTAAAGCACGTCTGCCAGCCGGGAAGAAACACGATTCAAATTACAGTCACAGCATGTTGTTGT TCACACTTGTTCGTGTTGCAGTTAGTACACCGGCCATCAGTTCGCTCTGTACTTCAAGGTCTACTAAAGAAACGCCTCCTCCCAGCAGAACATTGTATCACTAAGA TAAAGAGGAACTTCAGTAGCGTAGCAGCATCCTCTGGCAATGCGACACTAAATGGGGAAGATGGAGTAGAGCAAACTGCTATTAAAGTGTCTCTGAAGTGTCCGATCACATTCCGGCGGATTCAGCTCCCAGCAAGGGGTCACGATTGCAAGCATGTACAA TGCTTTGATCTGGAATCTTACTTGCAACTGAACTGTGAAAGAGGAACTTGGAGGTGTCCAGTATGCAA taAAACTGCTCTGTTGGAGGGCTTGGAGGTTGACCAGTATATGTGGGGTATTCTGAACGCTATACAAAA CTCAGAGTTTGAAGAAGTTACCATCGATCCGACTTGCAGTTGGAGGCCGGTCCCTATAAAGTCAGATATTCACATCAAAGATGACCCAGATGGCATTCCCTCAAAAAGATTTAAGACCATGAGTCCAAGCCAGATGATCATGCCAAACGTGATGGAGATGATTGCAGCTTTGGGTCCTGGCCCGTCACCTTACCCATCCTTACCCCCTCCTCCAGGAGGCAACAACTCCACTGAATATGGTAACCAAG GCAACAGTTACCAAGGTCATGGCAATTTTGACTTCCCGCATGGGAATCCTGGTGGCACGTCTATGAATGACTTCATGCATGGGCCACAGCTGTCACATCCTCCAGACATGCCGAGCAGCATGGCAGCGCTCGACAAACCTCTCAGTCACCCCATGCAGGAAACT ATCCCTCATCCCGGCAGCACTGATCAGTCCCATACTTCCATGCAGCAAGGTTTGCACGTCCCTCACCCCAGCAGCCAGTCAGGGCAGCCATTACATCACAGCGGGCCTCCTACCCAGCAGTCCCGGCAGCCGCCCCCGGCCGCTTCTAGCAACCATCCACACAGTGACCTGACCTTTAATCCCTCCTCAGCCTTAGAGGGTCAGGCTGGTGGACAGGGAGCACCCGACATGCCGGAGCCCTCGCTGGAT CTGCTTCCAGAACTCACAAATCCAGATGAGCTGCTTTCGTACCTGGATCCTCCTGATTTGCCAAGCAATAGCAATGATGACCTTCTGTCTCTCTTTGAGAACAACTGA
- the ZMIZ1 gene encoding zinc finger MIZ domain-containing protein 1 isoform X8, whose product MANANNPMNPAGNPMASGMTTSNPGINSPQFAGQQQQFSAKAGSTQPYIQQGMYGRPNYPGSGGFGGSYPGGPNTPAGMGIPPHTRPPADFTQPAAAAAAAAVAAAAATATATATATVAALQETQNKDMNQYGPVCSSFQMGPTQAYNNQFMNQPGPRGPASMPGNMNPASMGAGMTPSSMSGPPMGMNQPRPPGMSPFSTHGQRMPQQAYPGPRPQSLPIQGIKRPYPGEPNYGNQQYGPNSQFPNQPGQYPTPNPPRPLTSPNYPGQRMPSQQNTGQYPPPTVNMGQYYKPSRPVPVANYPHSPVPGNPTPPMTPGSNIPPYLSPNQDVKPPFPPDIKPNINALPPPPTNHNDELRLTFPVRDGVVLEPFRLEHNLAVSNHVFHLRPTVHQTLMWRSDLELQFKCYHHEDRQMNTNWPASVQVSVNATPLTIERGDNKTSHKPLHLKHVCQPGRNTIQITVTACCCSHLFVLQLVHRPSVRSVLQGLLKKRLLPAEHCITKIKRNFSSVAASSGNATLNGEDGVEQTAIKVSLKCPITFRRIQLPARGHDCKHVQCFDLESYLQLNCERGTWRCPVCNKTALLEGLEVDQYMWGILNAIQNSEFEEVTIDPTCSWRPVPIKSDIHIKDDPDGIPSKRFKTMSPSQMIMPNVMEMIAALGPGPSPYPSLPPPPGGNNSTEYGNQGNSYQGHGNFDFPHGNPGGTSMNDFMHGPQLSHPPDMPSSMAALDKPLSHPMQETIPHPGSTDQSHTSMQQGLHVPHPSSQSGQPLHHSGPPTQQSRQPPPAASSNHPHSDLTFNPSSALEGQAGGQGAPDMPEPSLDLLPELTNPDELLSYLDPPDLPSNSNDDLLSLFENN is encoded by the exons ATGGCAAATGCTAACAACCCTATGAACCCAGCAGGAAATCCCATGGCTTCTGGGATGACCACCAGCAACCCTGGAATCAATTCCCCTCAGTTTGCTGGACAGCAGCAACAATTTTCAGCCAAGGCAGGCTCCACTCAGCCGTACATACAGCAGGGCATGTATGGACGACCAAACTATCCTGGAAGTGGAGGCTTTGGTGGCAG TTACCCTGGAGGCCCAAATACCCCTGCAGGAATGGGGATCCCCCCACACACGAGGCCCCCAGCTGATTTCACccagccagctgcagctgccgctgctgctgcagttgcagctgcagctgctacAGCAACAGCTACAGCTACAGCCACTGTGGCAGCCCTTCAGGAAACGCAGAATAAGGACATGAACCAGTATGGACCG GTTTGTTCCTCTTTCCAGATGGGTCCAACTCAGGCTTACAACAACCAGTTTATGAACCAGCCTGGTCCTCGTGGCCCTGCATCTATGCCAGGCAACATGAACCCAGCAAGCATGGGAGCAGGAATGACGCCTTCCAGCATGAGTGGGCCACCCATGGGCATGAACCAGCCTCGGCCTCCTGGAATGAGTCCCTTCAGCACCCATGGGCAGAGGATGCCTCAGCAAGCCTACCCAGGCCCGCGCCCTCAGTCTTTGCCTATACAGGGCATAAAGAGACCGTACCCAGGAgag CCGAATTATGGAAACCAGCAGTATGGACCAAATAGCCAGTTTCCAAACCAGCCTGGTCAGTACCCCACTCCCAACCCTCCAAGACCCCTTACGTCTCCCAACTATCCTGGACAGAGGATGCCAAGCCAGCAAAACACAGGGCAATACCCTCCGCCAACGGTCAACATGGGGCAGTATTACAAG cCATCAAGGCCTGTACCTGTGGCAAATTACCCTCATTCACCTGTTCCAGGAAACCCCACGCCACCTATGACTCCAGGGAGCAATATTCCTCCATACCTGTCACCTAACCAGGATGTCAAACCACCATTCCCACCTGACATTAAACCAAATATCAATGCTTTACCACCACCTCCAA CCAACCACAATGATGAGCTGCGTCTGACGTTTCCCGTGAGAGATGGTGTTGTACTGGAACCCTTCCGTCTGGAACACAACCTGGCAGTCAGTAACCATGTCTTTCACTTACGGCCAACTGTTCATCAGACGCTGATGTGGAG GTCTGACTTGGAATTACAGTTCAAGTGCTATCACCATGAAGACAGACAAATGAACACAAACTGGCCAGCTTCAGTCCAGGTCAGCGTTAATGCAACCCCACTTACCATCGAACGTGGCGACAACAAGACATCTCATAAACCTCTGCACCTAAAGCACGTCTGCCAGCCGGGAAGAAACACGATTCAAATTACAGTCACAGCATGTTGTTGT TCACACTTGTTCGTGTTGCAGTTAGTACACCGGCCATCAGTTCGCTCTGTACTTCAAGGTCTACTAAAGAAACGCCTCCTCCCAGCAGAACATTGTATCACTAAGA TAAAGAGGAACTTCAGTAGCGTAGCAGCATCCTCTGGCAATGCGACACTAAATGGGGAAGATGGAGTAGAGCAAACTGCTATTAAAGTGTCTCTGAAGTGTCCGATCACATTCCGGCGGATTCAGCTCCCAGCAAGGGGTCACGATTGCAAGCATGTACAA TGCTTTGATCTGGAATCTTACTTGCAACTGAACTGTGAAAGAGGAACTTGGAGGTGTCCAGTATGCAA taAAACTGCTCTGTTGGAGGGCTTGGAGGTTGACCAGTATATGTGGGGTATTCTGAACGCTATACAAAA CTCAGAGTTTGAAGAAGTTACCATCGATCCGACTTGCAGTTGGAGGCCGGTCCCTATAAAGTCAGATATTCACATCAAAGATGACCCAGATGGCATTCCCTCAAAAAGATTTAAGACCATGAGTCCAAGCCAGATGATCATGCCAAACGTGATGGAGATGATTGCAGCTTTGGGTCCTGGCCCGTCACCTTACCCATCCTTACCCCCTCCTCCAGGAGGCAACAACTCCACTGAATATGGTAACCAAG GCAACAGTTACCAAGGTCATGGCAATTTTGACTTCCCGCATGGGAATCCTGGTGGCACGTCTATGAATGACTTCATGCATGGGCCACAGCTGTCACATCCTCCAGACATGCCGAGCAGCATGGCAGCGCTCGACAAACCTCTCAGTCACCCCATGCAGGAAACT ATCCCTCATCCCGGCAGCACTGATCAGTCCCATACTTCCATGCAGCAAGGTTTGCACGTCCCTCACCCCAGCAGCCAGTCAGGGCAGCCATTACATCACAGCGGGCCTCCTACCCAGCAGTCCCGGCAGCCGCCCCCGGCCGCTTCTAGCAACCATCCACACAGTGACCTGACCTTTAATCCCTCCTCAGCCTTAGAGGGTCAGGCTGGTGGACAGGGAGCACCCGACATGCCGGAGCCCTCGCTGGAT CTGCTTCCAGAACTCACAAATCCAGATGAGCTGCTTTCGTACCTGGATCCTCCTGATTTGCCAAGCAATAGCAATGATGACCTTCTGTCTCTCTTTGAGAACAACTGA